In the genome of Nonomuraea sp. NBC_00507, the window GACCTCGTGCTTGTCGCCCGGTGCGAGGAACTCCAGCAGCCGCAGCCCCTCCTGCTCGACCTCGTCCAGCACGGAGATCGGCGCCCACTGGTGGATGGTGAGCGTCGAGACGCCCTTGGCGCGGGCGACCGTCCAGTCCCCGGCCGTGCAGCCGTCCACCAGGATCGTCCGGGGCATCACGTTGGTGCCCATGAAGCCCTGCAGCGCCGCCATCCCCGCCTCCGTGATGACCCTGGACCGGTCGGCGTAGGACAGGAACAGGTTGTCGAAGTCGTACATCAGGCGCACCGGGGCGGACACGTCCTCGCCGGGCCGCGGGGCGTCCGGCAGGTCGTACAGGGTGCGGCCCGCCTCGTCCCTGAACCGCACCAGGTCCATGGACTCCACCACCTCGCTCAGCCGGGTCAGCCCGGACCATGTCTGCACGTCCATCACCGACGCGGGCCCGAACGCCGCGAGGTAACGCCGCACCAGCTCGGCCGGCGTCATCGGCGGCGCCTCGAAGCCCAGCCAGGACTCCGCGCTCGTGTGCGCGACCGGCCCGCTCCTGCCCCACACGCCGCGCGGCGGCACCTGCACCAGCGGCACCAGCCACCGCACCCCCTGGCCCAGCGCGTGCGGGTCGTTGTCCGGCCACCGCTCCGCCAGCGCCTGCCCGAGCTCGGCGAACGTCATGGGCTGTGCCTCCAGCAGCGCCCGCCCGGTGGCCGCCAGCTCGTCGAGATCCA includes:
- a CDS encoding winged helix DNA-binding domain-containing protein, which translates into the protein MDPLITPRALNRATLDRQLLLRRTTRGVVDVVEHLGGLQAQTPHTWYTGLWNRIAGFKPADAADLLLSRDLVRIALQRSTIHLVSARDCLAMRPLLQVVTERGTRTTFGKRLAGVDLDELAATGRALLEAQPMTFAELGQALAERWPDNDPHALGQGVRWLVPLVQVPPRGVWGRSGPVAHTSAESWLGFEAPPMTPAELVRRYLAAFGPASVMDVQTWSGLTRLSEVVESMDLVRFRDEAGRTLYDLPDAPRPGEDVSAPVRLMYDFDNLFLSYADRSRVITEAGMAALQGFMGTNVMPRTILVDGCTAGDWTVARAKGVSTLTIHQWAPISVLDEVEQEGLRLLEFLAPGDKHEVAVRDSPSKS